The following are encoded together in the Scomber japonicus isolate fScoJap1 chromosome 20, fScoJap1.pri, whole genome shotgun sequence genome:
- the LOC128380911 gene encoding neurexin-1a-beta-like isoform X4: MDGRWHCSAAQSADDLLVASAECPSDDEDIDPCDPSSGEIPVKVFPGPSEVVRESSSTTGMVVGIVAAAALCILILLYAMYKYRNRDEGSYHVDESRNYISNSATQPNGSAKDKPLGIAKISKNKKNKDKEYYV; the protein is encoded by the exons ATGGACGGTCGTTGGCACTGTTCGGCTGCTCAG TCGGCAGATGACTTGCTGGTGGCGTCAGCGGAGTGTCCAAGTGATGATGAAGACATTGACCCCTGTGACCCCAGTTCAGGTGAGATCCCt GTGAAGGTGTTCCCAGGTCCGTCCGAGGTGGTGCGggagagcagcagcaccacGGGCATGGTGGTGGGCATCGTGGCAGCCGCTGCCCTCTGCATCCTTATCCTCCTCTACGCCATGTACAAGTACCGCAACCGCGACGAGGGCTCCTACCACGTGGACGAGAGCCGTAACTACATCAGCAACTCGGCCACACAGCCCAACGGCAGCGCCAAGGACAAGCCACTGGGCATCGCCAAGATCTCcaagaacaagaagaacaaagacAAGGAGTACTACGTCTGA